The DNA window CGCTACAATTGGATCGAGCGAAGATTACAGAATTGATATCGCTGGGCTTGCATCGGGGACCTATCTTGTAACGCTTTCGAACGATTCGAACACGCACTCAGCGACGATCGTCGTTACTCACTAATCGCTTCCCACACCTGCAAGGCTTCGCGAGTCTGCCGCACATCGTGCGTGCGGATGATCTTCGCTCCGTGCGCGACGCCATAGAGCGCAGCCGCAACACTACCGCTGACGCGCTCCTGCGGAGGAATGCCGCCAAGGATCCGACCGATCGTCGATTTGCGCGATACGCCGAGTACCATCGGTACACCCAAACAATCGAACTCGGCATGGTGCCGAATGAGAGCAAGATTATCCTCGTGCGTCTTCGCAAACCCGATCCCCACATCAGCGAGGATAGTTCGTACACCTGCAATGTGCGCTTGTTCGACCCGACGCTCAAGCCATGCACCGACCTGGCCGACAACATCGTTGTAGCGATATTCTTCGATCGTAGACTTCTGAAACTCCGGACCGTACCCATGCATGAGGATAATCGGCGCATCGAGCGATGCTGCGACCGATAACATTGCGCCGTCTTCCGTCGCACCGCTGACATCGTTAATGATCGTTGCACCGGTATCGAGCGCCCGTCGTGCGACTTCTGCTTTAACAGTATCGATAGAGATGATCGTGTCGGGGAAATCGGAGAGGATATAATCAACCACCGGCAGCACGCGTCGCAATTCTTCATCGAGCGTCACAGGGGGTGCACCGGAGCCGTATGCACTCCCCCGAGGGCGGGTCGATTGGCCGCCGATGTCGATGATATCGGCGCCTTCGGCGAGCATCTCCTGCGCGCGCCGAGCTGCCACTTCAGCGGCAAGGAATAACCCGCCGTCGCTAAATGAGTCGGGGGTAACGTTCAGCACGCCCATCACGAGCGGCCGCGGTTCGCTCAGGAGTTCGTTGAATCGGGTGGTTTGCATAAAACGAAAACGACGACAATTGCTTGCCGTCGCCCTTCGAAGAATTCTCGTGTGACGCCGCGAAGCCTTACGCGCGCTTACGCGTGGCCTTTGCAGCAGCCTTACCGGCGCGGATCTTTGCCTTGCGCTTTTCGGCCTTCTTCTTATGGAGCTTCTTTGCGACTTTGCCTTTCTTGTTCATAACTGTTCTATTGTGAATGGTGCAAAAATACGAAAAAAACGGGAGCCCTCCGGGTGAGCGCTACTGTGAGCGTTTATTCCAGTCGGGAATATAGCCGTCGTTGCGGATGAGATCGTTGATCGTTTCCACTTCTTTCACTTTCGGCAGCAGCGACTCCAGATGTGCAATGAGCATCTCCAACCGCTCGTTTTCGCTGCGAACCAGCAATAAGGTTTGGCGCTGATCGGGCAGCAAGCCGGATTTCTGCGCAATCGCGAATGACGGCTGCTTATCGCTCATATTCCATACCACGGGGTCGAGCGGCTCAACCGAACCCCGGTAGGCAACCTCGCAGAGCTCGTTAAAAAGGGCGATCGCTTTTCGTGTCAGCACCTCGTCTCGGACTTCAGGCTCGTCGTCGATCCACCGGATGCGGGCATACGCAAGCTCCGACGGCGCCCCTTGGTCGAGCTGGACAACTTCATATCGGCGCACACCCTCGGTCACGATGTCGAGCTTTCCGTCCGGGTAGCGTTTCGTCACTTCGGCAATACGTGCCGTGCAACCGACGGAGTGCATACTGTCGTCCTCGGTAAAATTCACGCCGAAGGTACTCTTATGCTCGAGCGAGCTGGCACAGAGCCGTTTATACCGTTCTTCGAAGAT is part of the Bacteroidota bacterium genome and encodes:
- the folP gene encoding dihydropteroate synthase, translating into MQTTRFNELLSEPRPLVMGVLNVTPDSFSDGGLFLAAEVAARRAQEMLAEGADIIDIGGQSTRPRGSAYGSGAPPVTLDEELRRVLPVVDYILSDFPDTIISIDTVKAEVARRALDTGATIINDVSGATEDGAMLSVAASLDAPIILMHGYGPEFQKSTIEEYRYNDVVGQVGAWLERRVEQAHIAGVRTILADVGIGFAKTHEDNLALIRHHAEFDCLGVPMVLGVSRKSTIGRILGGIPPQERVSGSVAAALYGVAHGAKIIRTHDVRQTREALQVWEAISE
- a CDS encoding LON peptidase substrate-binding domain-containing protein — encoded protein: METLDRIPLFPLGVILFPGARVPLHIFEERYKRLCASSLEHKSTFGVNFTEDDSMHSVGCTARIAEVTKRYPDGKLDIVTEGVRRYEVVQLDQGAPSELAYARIRWIDDEPEVRDEVLTRKAIALFNELCEVAYRGSVEPLDPVVWNMSDKQPSFAIAQKSGLLPDQRQTLLLVRSENERLEMLIAHLESLLPKVKEVETINDLIRNDGYIPDWNKRSQ